The Heyndrickxia vini genome contains a region encoding:
- a CDS encoding C45 family autoproteolytic acyltransferase/hydolase, which translates to MKQIYSEIIQFRGTHYDFGYMQGKKLKDSLIIQNREKQWQVRKPRFTVEAKEVKQAITRFASGIWDELLGLQDALEWPIERVLMEFGGYRLDYVRSGCSILTGDHYLIRNYDYHPKTYEGRYTFFQPTDQGYAIVGPSQRITGRMDGMNEKGLAMGYNFMNRKSPGDGFICCMIGRLVLESCANVEEAVEMLKEIPHRHSFTYVVYDKNGETQIVETSPREVRVRQANACTNHFELMQDENRHHLVDSKRRLQILQANQETISGAQEAFRLMNSTDKGVFSDLYGSWAGTIHTSAYLPRAMKAWFALGGDVEPYEFDWQKWLSGEDITFERIVGEIDTTIPFVHMDEGADWSRK; encoded by the coding sequence ATGAAGCAAATTTATAGTGAGATTATTCAATTTAGAGGAACGCATTATGACTTTGGTTATATGCAAGGGAAAAAATTAAAGGATTCACTTATAATTCAAAATCGTGAAAAACAGTGGCAAGTAAGAAAACCCCGATTTACTGTGGAGGCTAAGGAAGTAAAACAAGCGATTACTCGATTTGCTTCAGGAATTTGGGATGAACTGCTTGGTTTGCAGGACGCATTGGAATGGCCGATCGAACGGGTGTTGATGGAATTTGGAGGATATCGCTTAGATTATGTGCGATCAGGCTGTTCCATTTTAACGGGAGATCATTATTTAATCCGTAATTATGATTATCATCCTAAGACATACGAAGGTCGTTATACTTTTTTTCAACCGACCGACCAAGGCTACGCGATAGTGGGACCGAGTCAGCGAATTACTGGACGAATGGATGGAATGAACGAGAAGGGATTGGCCATGGGCTATAACTTTATGAATCGTAAATCTCCAGGTGATGGGTTCATCTGCTGTATGATAGGCAGGTTAGTATTAGAATCGTGTGCAAATGTGGAAGAAGCCGTTGAAATGCTGAAAGAAATTCCACATCGCCATTCCTTTACATATGTTGTATATGACAAAAATGGTGAGACACAAATTGTGGAAACTTCTCCCCGTGAAGTAAGGGTTCGTCAAGCAAATGCGTGCACCAATCATTTTGAATTAATGCAAGATGAAAATCGCCATCATCTCGTCGATTCGAAGAGACGGTTACAAATTCTACAAGCAAACCAAGAAACAATTTCGGGTGCACAGGAAGCTTTTCGTTTAATGAATAGTACCGATAAAGGTGTTTTTTCTGATTTATATGGGAGCTGGGCAGGAACAATTCATACTTCAGCTTATTTACCACGTGCTATGAAAGCATGGTTTGCACTTGGTGGAGATGTAGAACCATATGAGTTTGATTGGCAAAAATGGCTAAGTGGTGAAGACATCACTTTTGAAAGGATAGTAGGAGAAATTGATACAACCATTCCTTTTGTCCATATGGATGAAGGCGCAGATTGGTCAAGAAAATAG
- a CDS encoding MFS transporter — protein sequence MNQKGIAKGMVGIPNYIIISFLTIFAIGPQYFINLSYTMNQEIVQNGLHLSSKALLLPSTLSNLAFALGVPLGPLFTRKLGLRKNYLYLVFIFLIGSIINAISQDLIILIIGRTIQGLSAGVLFLTMLPVSLKSFPNKIRNTFLFMVISGLFGATALGAFFGSLSLSVDAWRWLFILNIVSAVLCLIVGFFGLPKTEEYELDRAPVDKTGIFLYTLILIVLSFPLCNLMDKGFSSLYVWPFFVVAFLLLILFLSIDMKAENPLIPFRTLKAAKPISGTIMAIASHVLLILAIAGINGFLRHNKDLPFHYLLHFYIWFFIGILITAILKTIFYGMLGAGKMGIIGSLAVIYVCLQWRVMGPEVTMATLYFQIALLGAGVSMVLVGGALGTAFAGNLHHASLRSLTLHSTRNFIGAIITPMVGWFLTTQNEFQYGNIQEYLGENGPEAKSEIAQLTHRLMESGLPLSKAQSIASYELIANTKKAAILGAYHHLFTIMLGVACIMLVASIGKMVTGKGIGLVKKEPKVPVSSMKETTV from the coding sequence ATGAATCAAAAAGGCATTGCAAAAGGGATGGTAGGCATTCCTAATTACATCATTATCTCATTTTTAACGATTTTTGCGATTGGACCGCAATATTTTATTAATCTTTCGTATACGATGAACCAAGAAATCGTTCAAAATGGATTACATTTAAGTTCGAAGGCTCTCCTGTTACCTTCAACATTATCTAATCTGGCATTCGCTTTAGGTGTACCACTTGGACCTTTGTTTACAAGAAAACTTGGACTTCGGAAAAATTATTTATACCTTGTATTTATTTTTTTAATTGGATCAATTATTAATGCGATTTCCCAGGATTTGATCATTTTAATTATTGGGAGGACGATTCAAGGTTTAAGTGCGGGTGTTTTGTTTTTAACGATGCTGCCCGTCAGTTTAAAATCATTTCCAAATAAAATCCGAAATACCTTTCTGTTCATGGTTATATCAGGATTGTTTGGGGCAACTGCACTGGGAGCTTTCTTTGGTTCACTTTCATTAAGTGTCGATGCATGGCGTTGGCTATTTATATTAAATATTGTCTCTGCTGTTCTATGCTTAATTGTCGGTTTCTTTGGATTGCCAAAGACGGAAGAGTATGAACTAGATCGAGCACCAGTTGATAAAACAGGAATCTTTCTATATACGCTCATTTTAATTGTACTTTCATTTCCATTATGTAACTTAATGGATAAAGGCTTTTCATCTTTATATGTTTGGCCGTTTTTTGTTGTTGCATTTCTTTTATTAATCTTGTTTCTTTCAATTGATATGAAAGCGGAAAATCCATTAATTCCATTTCGGACGCTAAAAGCAGCTAAACCCATTTCCGGAACGATTATGGCGATTGCATCTCATGTCTTGCTCATCCTTGCGATAGCTGGTATAAACGGTTTTTTGCGTCATAATAAAGATCTTCCATTTCATTATCTCTTGCACTTTTATATTTGGTTTTTTATTGGAATTCTTATAACTGCGATTCTTAAGACTATATTTTACGGTATGCTCGGCGCAGGAAAGATGGGGATTATCGGCTCACTTGCAGTTATTTATGTATGTTTACAATGGAGAGTCATGGGCCCGGAAGTTACGATGGCAACATTATATTTTCAAATTGCTCTATTAGGTGCAGGTGTTAGTATGGTGCTTGTTGGTGGTGCGTTAGGAACAGCGTTTGCGGGTAATTTGCACCATGCATCATTACGTTCGTTAACCTTGCATTCGACTCGGAACTTCATTGGGGCAATTATAACCCCTATGGTTGGTTGGTTTCTAACTACGCAAAATGAATTCCAATATGGAAATATTCAAGAATATCTTGGGGAGAACGGTCCGGAGGCGAAATCGGAAATTGCGCAATTAACCCATCGTTTAATGGAATCTGGTCTTCCTTTAAGTAAAGCACAATCAATAGCTTCATATGAATTAATTGCTAATACGAAGAAAGCGGCTATTCTTGGTGCATACCATCATTTATTTACAATTATGCTTGGTGTTGCTTGTATCATGCTCGTAGCATCAATAGGAAAAATGGTGACTGGAAAAGGAATAGGTCTGGTGAAGAAGGAACCGAAAGTACCAGTTTCTTCTATGAAAGAAACAACAGTGTAA
- a CDS encoding tyrosine-type recombinase/integrase: MEYVEALRDIKQINSMKRYLKKHSERDYVLFVFGINTGLKITEILNLKVEDVFEKEDKIRNFYRLPDRNVYLNHKVKNALLHYIHTNNLPTDSYLFQSAKTKKPITRQQAYRIIHDAAVSVGIEGKIGTNSMRKTFGYHAYKKGVAISLLQKHFHHATPSETRKYLGITKDEIIQTEIDVNL; encoded by the coding sequence ATGGAATACGTTGAAGCTCTTAGGGATATTAAGCAAATTAATTCCATGAAGAGATATTTAAAAAAGCATTCAGAACGGGATTATGTCCTCTTTGTTTTTGGAATAAATACGGGGTTAAAGATCACTGAAATTCTAAATTTAAAGGTAGAGGATGTTTTTGAAAAGGAAGATAAAATAAGAAACTTTTACAGACTGCCTGATAGAAATGTATATCTTAACCACAAAGTAAAAAATGCTCTTCTGCATTATATTCACACGAACAATTTACCTACAGACTCCTATTTATTTCAATCCGCTAAAACAAAAAAACCGATTACACGTCAACAGGCTTACCGAATTATTCATGATGCTGCAGTTTCAGTTGGGATTGAGGGGAAAATTGGTACCAATTCCATGCGGAAAACATTTGGATATCATGCCTATAAAAAAGGGGTTGCCATTTCACTGCTTCAAAAGCATTTTCATCACGCGACACCATCTGAAACCCGTAAATATCTCGGAATTACAAAGGATGAAATCATTCAAACAGAAATAGATGTAAACCTTTGA
- a CDS encoding cation:proton antiporter, which translates to MNHLVLEVGTALVLVALAAIIAGKMKFSIIPFLIIMGMLVGPHAPTIGVINLKFIESSEFIEFLGRIGVLFLLFYLGLEFSVGKLIRSGRSIVIGGSIYVTMNFVLGLLYGFIIGFPFYETLIIGGLLSVSSSAIVAKVLVDLKRTANSETELILGIILFDDIFLAVFLSVMSGLLLGDSTSIMGTIGSVLICLGYMLVFLIIARKGAPIINKLLTIRSNEIFILVVFAALFFIAGFSETIHVAEAIGALLLGLVFSETEHRKRIEHLVIPFRDFFGAIFFFSFGLTIDPFSLGGAIWLALGAVGLTIIGNFIAGMISGRKAGLSHKASANIGLTIVSRGEFSIIVANLGLAGGLLPILKPFTALYVLILAVLGPLMTKESKAIYQFLDKIFKWSNQTKKVKEKKV; encoded by the coding sequence ATGAATCATTTAGTGTTAGAAGTTGGTACAGCATTGGTATTGGTTGCGCTTGCTGCGATAATAGCAGGGAAAATGAAATTTTCAATCATTCCATTTTTAATCATTATGGGAATGCTTGTCGGCCCGCACGCCCCGACGATAGGCGTGATTAATCTGAAATTCATTGAGAGTTCCGAGTTTATTGAGTTTTTAGGGCGGATTGGTGTCCTCTTTCTCCTCTTCTATTTAGGTCTTGAATTCTCTGTTGGAAAGTTAATTCGATCGGGGCGTTCCATTGTTATTGGCGGATCGATTTATGTAACAATGAATTTTGTATTGGGTCTGCTTTATGGGTTTATTATTGGATTTCCGTTTTATGAAACCCTTATTATTGGAGGATTGTTAAGCGTCTCTTCAAGTGCCATCGTGGCAAAAGTACTCGTTGATTTAAAACGAACAGCTAATTCCGAAACAGAGCTTATTTTAGGAATTATTTTGTTCGATGATATTTTCCTCGCTGTTTTTTTATCCGTCATGTCCGGACTCTTACTGGGAGATTCCACTTCAATAATGGGCACGATTGGATCCGTTCTTATTTGCCTTGGGTATATGCTTGTATTTTTAATTATTGCTCGCAAGGGAGCACCAATTATCAATAAGCTCCTTACTATCCGTTCAAATGAAATTTTCATTCTTGTTGTTTTTGCCGCATTATTTTTTATCGCCGGTTTTTCGGAAACGATTCATGTCGCGGAAGCAATCGGTGCATTGCTTTTAGGTCTTGTCTTTTCAGAAACAGAGCATCGAAAACGTATTGAACATTTGGTTATTCCGTTTAGAGATTTCTTTGGTGCGATTTTCTTCTTCAGCTTTGGGTTAACAATTGATCCATTTTCCTTAGGTGGAGCAATTTGGCTTGCACTAGGGGCAGTTGGCCTTACGATTATTGGGAATTTTATCGCTGGAATGATTTCAGGCAGAAAGGCGGGATTATCCCACAAGGCATCCGCAAATATAGGTCTAACCATTGTTTCCAGAGGTGAGTTTTCCATCATCGTTGCTAATCTAGGTCTTGCTGGCGGACTACTTCCAATATTAAAACCGTTTACGGCCCTTTATGTACTCATATTAGCTGTTTTAGGGCCACTTATGACGAAAGAATCAAAAGCAATTTATCAATTTTTGGATAAAATCTTTAAATGGAGTAATCAAACAAAAAAGGTAAAAGAAAAAAAGGTCTAA
- a CDS encoding cation:proton antiporter regulatory subunit has protein sequence MMIRESELPGIGRKFEIITSNEEKIVIIIHDDGRREMYYYDESNHEESVSSTTLNDSEARNIAAILGGMIYKPQTLETIEMAFDGLVIEWYKVEPKAPAIRKNIGELEIRNKYNVTVIAILKKNMKKILNPGPESLIEEGDTLVLSGERKELKNLISELLSNER, from the coding sequence ATGATGATTAGGGAGAGTGAGTTACCGGGAATTGGAAGAAAATTTGAGATTATTACGAGTAATGAAGAAAAAATTGTGATTATTATTCACGACGATGGACGAAGAGAAATGTATTACTATGATGAATCGAATCATGAAGAAAGTGTTTCGAGCACAACGTTAAACGATTCAGAAGCAAGAAATATCGCAGCGATTTTAGGTGGGATGATTTATAAACCTCAAACACTTGAAACGATCGAAATGGCTTTCGATGGATTGGTGATTGAGTGGTATAAAGTCGAGCCTAAAGCACCAGCCATTCGTAAAAATATCGGGGAACTTGAAATTAGAAACAAATATAATGTAACGGTCATTGCGATTTTAAAGAAAAATATGAAAAAAATATTGAATCCGGGACCTGAATCTCTTATTGAAGAAGGGGATACACTTGTCCTTTCGGGGGAAAGAAAAGAACTGAAAAATTTAATCAGTGAGTTGTTGTCCAATGAGAGGTGA
- a CDS encoding efflux RND transporter periplasmic adaptor subunit, with product MSKRIIVANIIGVIVVVLLIALGGYFYVQNKNYVKTDDAVVSADMMGVVAPTSGILTNWDVKDGKNVTNKDIVGKVSDGKNEIPVDAKMDGKVIKNEARKNQMVQAGQELAKEADLDHMYIIANIEETDLKDIEIGDRVDITVDGDNDTTFDGTVKEIGYATNSVFSVLPSSSAGNYTKVTQKVPVKISINQASDKVLPGMNAEIKISL from the coding sequence ATGAGTAAACGTATTATAGTTGCTAATATTATCGGAGTTATCGTTGTAGTTCTACTTATTGCGTTAGGCGGATATTTTTACGTTCAAAATAAAAATTATGTTAAAACAGATGATGCGGTTGTTTCTGCTGATATGATGGGAGTTGTTGCACCCACATCCGGTATTCTTACCAATTGGGATGTTAAAGATGGAAAAAACGTTACTAATAAAGATATAGTTGGTAAAGTATCTGACGGTAAAAACGAAATTCCTGTTGATGCGAAAATGGATGGAAAAGTTATCAAAAATGAAGCTAGAAAAAATCAAATGGTCCAAGCAGGTCAAGAATTAGCAAAAGAGGCCGACCTAGATCATATGTATATTATTGCAAACATTGAAGAAACGGATCTTAAAGATATTGAGATAGGTGATCGTGTCGATATTACTGTGGATGGTGACAATGATACGACATTTGATGGAACGGTTAAGGAAATAGGATATGCAACCAATTCCGTCTTTTCGGTATTACCATCAAGTTCAGCCGGAAACTACACAAAAGTAACACAAAAAGTCCCTGTTAAAATCTCAATAAACCAAGCTTCAGACAAAGTTTTACCTGGAATGAACGCGGAAATTAAAATATCACTATAA
- a CDS encoding GNAT family N-acetyltransferase encodes MQCRLAMKSDAKEAADYIHLAIHDIAEALTGEKETEKIRNVLSDLFHQENNRLSYQNSIVAEVDGNVAGILVAYSGDDAEKLDRPILERLKKKGKNHIESFDQEADKGDYYIDTVSVGPDFQGRGIGTILIQKAEQVAQDKGFTRVTLNVAEDNPGAKRLYEKLGYMKEKNIIINDHEYDYMVKKI; translated from the coding sequence ATGCAATGCAGACTAGCTATGAAAAGTGATGCAAAGGAAGCGGCAGATTATATCCATTTAGCGATACATGATATTGCGGAAGCATTAACGGGTGAAAAGGAAACGGAGAAAATAAGAAACGTTCTATCAGACTTATTTCATCAGGAAAATAATCGATTGAGCTATCAAAATAGTATTGTCGCGGAAGTTGATGGTAATGTTGCAGGTATTCTTGTCGCCTATTCCGGTGACGATGCAGAAAAGTTGGACAGACCAATTCTTGAAAGACTGAAAAAGAAAGGGAAAAATCATATAGAGTCATTCGATCAAGAAGCTGACAAAGGTGATTATTATATTGATACGGTCAGTGTTGGTCCAGATTTTCAAGGGAGAGGAATTGGAACAATCCTTATCCAAAAAGCAGAACAAGTGGCACAGGATAAAGGGTTTACGAGAGTCACTTTAAATGTTGCAGAAGATAATCCCGGAGCGAAACGACTATACGAGAAACTTGGATACATGAAGGAAAAAAACATTATAATTAATGATCATGAGTATGACTATATGGTAAAAAAAATATAA
- a CDS encoding 3-ketoacyl-ACP reductase translates to MAQSLKGKVAFVTGAGRGIGKAIAIALAKEGVNVGLLARTEEALKEVATEIEGYGVKAAYASVDVSSYEQVQKAIETITNTLGTTDILINNAGIGKFAPLLETEPEEWKKTIEVNLMGPYYVTRTVLPQLIEKNGGDIINISSTNGLNGAATSSAYSASKFGLIGLTESLAQEVRRNNIRVTALTPSTVATELAARSNLISGNEEKYMQPEDLAEFIVSQLKLHPRIYVKNATLLGTNPF, encoded by the coding sequence TTGGCACAATCATTAAAAGGAAAAGTTGCGTTTGTTACAGGTGCAGGAAGAGGAATTGGTAAAGCGATCGCCATTGCTTTAGCTAAAGAAGGTGTAAATGTTGGGCTTTTAGCTCGAACAGAGGAAGCGTTAAAGGAAGTAGCTACTGAAATTGAAGGGTATGGAGTAAAGGCTGCCTATGCATCTGTTGATGTTTCATCGTATGAACAAGTACAAAAAGCAATAGAGACTATTACAAATACACTTGGTACAACAGATATATTAATTAACAATGCAGGTATAGGAAAGTTTGCCCCACTATTAGAAACGGAGCCTGAAGAGTGGAAAAAGACGATTGAGGTCAATTTAATGGGACCTTATTATGTAACACGCACAGTTCTTCCGCAATTAATAGAAAAAAACGGCGGCGACATTATTAATATTTCTTCAACAAATGGTCTTAATGGTGCTGCTACCTCAAGTGCGTACAGTGCATCTAAATTTGGCTTAATTGGATTAACCGAATCGTTAGCACAAGAAGTACGGAGAAATAATATTCGCGTGACTGCTCTCACTCCAAGTACAGTGGCAACAGAGCTTGCAGCAAGAAGTAACCTGATTTCTGGAAATGAAGAAAAATACATGCAGCCTGAAGATCTTGCAGAATTTATTGTTTCCCAATTAAAATTGCACCCTCGAATTTATGTGAAAAATGCTACTCTACTGGGAACGAATCCATTCTAA
- a CDS encoding cation:proton antiporter regulatory subunit yields MNIRECELPGIGQKFEIQTNGNEKIVVILHEDGQREIYQFDSMNAEESSGCVTLTDEESRQIAAILGGIIYKPKAIENLEHAFEELVFEWCKVDANASIINRTIGELKIRDHFGVTIIAIVRKNREKVLNPGANEILQHGDTVVLSGERANIQRILSKLFNH; encoded by the coding sequence TTGAATATCCGTGAATGTGAACTCCCGGGCATCGGACAAAAATTCGAAATTCAAACAAATGGAAATGAAAAAATCGTCGTCATTTTGCATGAAGACGGTCAAAGGGAAATTTATCAATTCGACTCGATGAATGCAGAGGAAAGCTCAGGCTGTGTTACATTAACTGATGAAGAATCAAGACAAATTGCTGCAATATTAGGAGGAATTATTTATAAACCGAAGGCAATTGAAAACTTGGAGCATGCATTTGAAGAATTAGTATTTGAATGGTGTAAAGTTGATGCAAACGCAAGCATTATCAACCGTACAATTGGCGAATTAAAAATTAGGGATCACTTTGGCGTTACTATCATTGCAATTGTAAGAAAAAACCGCGAAAAAGTATTAAATCCGGGGGCAAATGAAATCCTTCAACATGGGGATACTGTCGTTTTATCAGGTGAACGTGCGAATATTCAAAGGATTTTATCTAAGTTGTTCAATCATTAG
- a CDS encoding GNAT family N-acetyltransferase has translation MKIIYEDTLKHDGTPYKVTRLTSCDIDQILLLQDLVVSALEDKKILQPLTLEEFKFILEGNGLMVGAFVNEQLIAFRALLVPTIDSDHLGYDIGLAKEELPSVVYQEISNVHPQYRGNHLQKILAKIIMNELSKLSGKYSYICCTVAPFNIPSLKDKFSQGMEIAALKEKYGRRLRYVFVKKLGDVNNFWTKKVTLNMNDTEGQQGLLLKGWRGIRMEVRGDEIWVEYAM, from the coding sequence GTGAAAATCATCTACGAAGATACGTTGAAGCATGATGGAACACCATATAAAGTAACAAGATTAACAAGTTGTGATATCGATCAAATATTACTATTACAGGATCTAGTTGTTTCTGCATTAGAAGATAAAAAGATTTTACAACCGCTAACACTGGAGGAATTTAAATTTATTTTAGAGGGAAATGGTTTAATGGTGGGGGCTTTTGTAAACGAGCAACTTATCGCGTTTCGTGCACTTTTGGTTCCTACAATAGATTCCGATCATTTAGGTTATGATATTGGGTTAGCAAAAGAAGAACTACCAAGTGTAGTCTACCAAGAAATTTCGAATGTTCATCCACAATATAGAGGGAATCATCTACAAAAGATTTTAGCAAAAATTATTATGAATGAGTTATCTAAATTAAGTGGAAAGTACTCTTATATTTGCTGTACAGTGGCTCCATTTAATATACCTAGTTTAAAAGATAAATTTTCTCAAGGGATGGAAATTGCTGCGCTGAAGGAAAAATACGGGAGACGCTTAAGGTATGTATTTGTTAAAAAACTTGGGGATGTAAATAATTTTTGGACTAAAAAAGTCACTCTGAACATGAATGACACGGAAGGTCAACAAGGACTATTATTGAAAGGGTGGAGAGGAATCAGAATGGAAGTGCGAGGTGATGAAATTTGGGTTGAATATGCCATGTAG
- a CDS encoding ABC transporter ATP-binding protein, with protein sequence MKKMLEVKDLNISFHTFAGEVKAIRGVNFDLYEGETLAIVGESGSGKSVTTKSIMRLLPPSNSEIKSGQILFNGKDIAKASEKEMQKVRGKDISMIFQDPMTSLNPTMTIGKQIMEPLLKHQHLGKDEARKRAINLLKLVGIPKPESRMKQYPHQFSGGMRQRVVIAIALACNPKVLIADEPTTALDVTIQGQILDLMKELQKKVDTSIIFITHDLGVVANVADRVAVMYGGKIVEVGTVDEIFYNPKHPYTWGLISSMPSLDANDEELYVIPGTPPDLLNPPKGDAFAVRNPYALKIDYEKEPPMFKVSDTHYAATWLLHPDAPKVEPPAAVQLRMNKFNANKKAAPNKEAK encoded by the coding sequence ATGAAAAAAATGCTTGAAGTAAAAGATCTTAATATTTCATTCCATACATTTGCTGGAGAAGTAAAGGCAATCCGGGGAGTAAACTTTGATCTGTATGAAGGTGAAACACTAGCAATTGTTGGGGAATCAGGTTCCGGTAAGTCGGTCACAACAAAATCCATTATGCGGTTGTTACCACCTAGCAATTCTGAAATTAAATCCGGTCAAATTCTTTTTAATGGAAAAGATATTGCCAAAGCTTCTGAGAAAGAAATGCAAAAAGTTCGTGGAAAAGATATTTCGATGATCTTCCAAGATCCGATGACTTCACTTAATCCAACGATGACCATCGGGAAGCAAATTATGGAACCATTGTTGAAACATCAACATCTTGGTAAAGATGAAGCAAGAAAACGAGCAATCAATTTATTAAAGCTAGTCGGGATTCCGAAACCAGAATCTCGTATGAAACAATACCCTCACCAGTTTTCTGGTGGTATGAGACAACGTGTTGTAATTGCAATTGCACTAGCATGTAATCCGAAAGTATTAATCGCTGATGAACCAACAACAGCATTAGACGTAACGATTCAAGGTCAAATCTTAGACTTAATGAAAGAACTACAAAAGAAAGTGGATACTTCTATTATTTTTATTACCCATGATTTAGGCGTTGTTGCAAATGTAGCCGATCGTGTAGCCGTTATGTATGGTGGGAAAATTGTTGAAGTAGGAACAGTAGATGAAATTTTCTATAATCCTAAACATCCATATACTTGGGGATTAATCAGTTCCATGCCTAGTCTTGATGCGAACGATGAAGAATTATATGTCATTCCAGGAACACCACCGGACTTGCTAAATCCGCCGAAGGGTGATGCTTTTGCTGTTCGTAACCCTTATGCGTTGAAAATAGATTATGAAAAAGAACCGCCAATGTTTAAAGTATCTGATACGCATTATGCTGCAACATGGCTGCTCCATCCGGATGCACCAAAAGTGGAACCGCCTGCAGCAGTTCAATTGCGAATGAATAAATTTAATGCTAATAAAAAAGCAGCTCCTAATAAGGAGGCAAAATAA
- a CDS encoding MarR family winged helix-turn-helix transcriptional regulator, producing MTDRVLQLIEYEIALLVRLTTAHSPKLGSLDRSEYLLLSELEKSSPLAINSLAENLLLNLSTASRQVSALETKKYIRRFPDAQNGRISLVELTDKGHEILRKVQIARYSAYTEMLHDWSTEELKSLEENLSRLNNDFKKWKR from the coding sequence TTGACAGATCGTGTACTCCAATTGATTGAATACGAAATTGCCCTGCTTGTTCGCCTAACGACAGCCCATAGCCCCAAACTTGGAAGTTTGGATCGCTCAGAATACCTTTTACTAAGTGAACTTGAAAAATCGAGTCCATTAGCCATTAATTCACTTGCGGAAAATTTATTACTAAACCTGTCTACTGCTAGTAGACAAGTCTCAGCGTTAGAAACAAAAAAATACATAAGGCGTTTTCCTGATGCTCAAAATGGCAGAATCAGCCTTGTTGAATTGACAGATAAAGGGCATGAAATTCTTCGAAAAGTCCAAATCGCCCGTTATTCAGCTTATACGGAAATGCTCCATGATTGGTCGACAGAAGAATTGAAAAGTTTAGAAGAGAACCTATCACGGTTGAATAATGATTTTAAAAAGTGGAAGAGATGA